A stretch of the Macaca mulatta isolate MMU2019108-1 chromosome 14, T2T-MMU8v2.0, whole genome shotgun sequence genome encodes the following:
- the LOC703304 gene encoding olfactory receptor 9Q2, with protein sequence MAERNYTVVTEFFLTAFTERLQWRVPLFLVFLSFYLATTLGNTGMILLIRGDRRLHTPMYFFLSHLSLVDVCYASTIIPQMLAVLWENGTTVSQARCAAQFFLFTFFASIDCYLLAIMAYDRYTAVCQPLLYVTIMTEKACWGLVTGAYVAGFFSAFVRTVTAFTLSFCGNNEINFIFCDLPPLLKLSCGDSYAQEVVIIVFAVFVMPVCILVILVSYLFIIVAILHIRSAGGRAKTFSTCASHLTAVALFFGTLIFMYLRDNTGQSSEGDRVVSVLYTVVTPMLNPLIYSLRNKEVKEAVRKARSKSKAS encoded by the coding sequence ATGGCTGAAAGGAATTACACCGTAGTGACGGAGTTCTTCCTTACTGCATTTACTGAACGTCTCCAGTGGAGGGTTCCTCTCTTCCTCGTATTTTTGAGTTTCTATCTTGCCACTACATTAGGGAACACAGGCATGATCCTTCTGATCCGCGGAGATCGTCGGCTCCACACCCCAATGTACTTCTTCCTCAGCCACCTTTCCTTGGTGGACGTCTGCTACGCGTCCACCATCATCCCTCAGATGCTGGCTGTGCTGTGGGAGAACGGCACAACCGTCTCCCAGGCTCGCTGTGCAGCTCAgttcttcctcttcaccttctttGCCTCCATCGACTGCTACCTCCTGGCCATCATGGCCTATGACCGCTACACGGCCGTGTGCCAGCCCCTGCTTTATGTCACCATCATGACCGAGAAGGCCTGCTGGGGTTTAGTCACTGGGGCTTACGTTGCTGGTTTTTTCAGTGCCTTTGTTCGAACGGTCACAGCCTTCACTCTCTCCTTTTGTGGAAACAATGAAATCAACTTCATTTTCTGTGACCTCCCTCCTCTATTAAAACTCTCCTGTGGGGACAGCTACGCTCAGGAAGTGGTGATTATTGTGTTTGCTGTTTTTGTCATGCCTGTCTGTATCTTGGTGATCTTGGTGTCCTACCTGTTTATCATCGTGGCCATCCTGCACATCCGCTCTGCTGGAGGCCGGGCCAAGACCTTCTCCACCTGCGCCTCCCACCTCACTGCCGTGGCTCTTTTCTTTGGCACCCTCATCTTCATGTACCTGCGAGACAACACAGGCCAGTCCTCTGAGGGAGACCGAGTGGTGTCTGTGCTCTACACCGTGGTGACCCCAATGCTGAATCCCCTTATCTATAGCCTGAGAAACAAGGAGGTAAAAGAGGCCGTTAGGAAAGCCCGGAGCAAatcaaaggcttcttga